The Rhodospirillaceae bacterium genome contains a region encoding:
- a CDS encoding NAD+ synthase has product MSDRFIIALAQTNPTVGAVAANADLIRQARTEAAAQGADLVVFSELNLSGYPPEDLVLRGSFLDAIESAAHDLAQETSDGGPALIIGAPWRVDGACYNAALILDAGEIKGVRLKHHLPNYGVFDEKRVFASGPPSGPVVVRGVRLGVLVCEDMWFEDVTETLAETGAEMLVVINGSPFELDKNDVRLSHAVARVSETDLPLVYVNQIGGQDDLAFDGGSFVLNDDRSLATQCPWWTTALTLTEWTRVDGAWHCKPGNISPALDRLENIYQAMVLSLRDYIAKNRFPGVVLGLSGGIDSALSAVVAADALGPDKVHCVMMPSPYTSQDSLDDAAELAKNLSVKLDTIGIGEAMSAFGGMLAASFTGTSVDTTEENIQSRIRGLTLMALSNKFGKMVLSTGNKSEVSVGYATLYGDMCGGYNVLKDVYKTTVFALSRWRNENVPSGALAAAGAIMPERIITKPPTAELRPDQKDEDSLPPYDDLDAILKGLIENARSVSEVIAAGFDEATVRRVHRLLRIAEYKRRQASPGVKISHLAFGRDHRYPITNAFDGDAPKRNTP; this is encoded by the coding sequence ATGTCTGATCGATTCATCATCGCATTGGCGCAGACCAACCCAACGGTTGGCGCGGTTGCCGCCAATGCGGATTTGATCCGGCAGGCGCGCACCGAGGCTGCCGCCCAGGGGGCAGACCTTGTTGTGTTCTCTGAACTCAATCTCAGCGGTTATCCGCCCGAAGACTTGGTGCTGCGGGGCTCTTTTCTTGATGCCATTGAATCCGCTGCCCACGATCTTGCCCAAGAAACATCTGATGGTGGTCCTGCGCTGATCATCGGGGCGCCATGGCGTGTTGATGGGGCTTGCTACAACGCGGCTTTGATTCTCGACGCTGGCGAAATCAAAGGCGTGCGTCTGAAGCATCATTTGCCCAACTATGGCGTGTTTGATGAAAAGCGGGTTTTTGCCTCTGGCCCGCCGTCCGGGCCGGTGGTCGTGCGCGGTGTCCGTTTGGGGGTGCTGGTCTGCGAAGACATGTGGTTCGAGGACGTGACTGAAACGCTGGCTGAAACCGGTGCAGAAATGCTGGTGGTGATCAATGGGTCACCCTTCGAGTTGGATAAGAACGATGTGCGTCTCAGTCATGCCGTGGCCCGTGTCTCGGAAACAGACTTGCCCCTGGTCTACGTGAACCAGATCGGCGGTCAGGATGACCTTGCCTTCGATGGTGGTTCCTTTGTTCTCAATGACGACCGTAGTTTGGCGACTCAATGTCCCTGGTGGACCACTGCTCTCACTTTAACCGAATGGACGCGCGTGGACGGCGCTTGGCACTGTAAGCCCGGCAATATTTCTCCCGCACTCGACCGGCTTGAGAACATCTATCAAGCCATGGTGCTGAGTTTGCGCGACTACATTGCCAAAAACAGGTTCCCAGGTGTTGTCCTTGGGCTGTCCGGTGGGATTGATAGTGCCTTAAGCGCTGTCGTAGCTGCTGACGCTCTGGGGCCAGACAAAGTACACTGCGTGATGATGCCGTCGCCTTATACGTCGCAGGACAGTCTGGATGATGCGGCAGAGCTGGCTAAGAATTTGAGCGTGAAACTGGATACCATTGGGATCGGCGAAGCCATGTCTGCGTTTGGGGGTATGCTCGCTGCAAGTTTCACCGGCACCTCAGTCGATACCACGGAAGAAAATATTCAGTCGCGTATTCGCGGTCTAACGCTGATGGCGCTGTCCAATAAATTTGGCAAGATGGTGCTGTCGACGGGCAATAAGTCAGAGGTCAGTGTCGGCTATGCCACCCTCTATGGCGATATGTGCGGCGGTTATAACGTTCTCAAAGACGTCTATAAAACCACCGTCTTTGCCCTCAGCCGGTGGCGTAATGAGAATGTGCCCAGTGGAGCTTTGGCCGCCGCCGGGGCCATAATGCCGGAACGCATCATCACCAAGCCGCCAACAGCCGAGTTGCGGCCCGATCAAAAAGACGAAGACTCTTTGCCGCCCTATGATGATCTTGATGCTATTCTCAAAGGCTTGATTGAAAACGCGCGCAGTGTGTCTGAGGTCATTGCCGCAGGCTTTGATGAAGCCACCGTGCGCCGGGTTCATCGCTTGCTCCGGATCGCCGAGTACAAGCGCCGTCAGGCATCGCCGGGCGTTAAAATCAGTCACCTTGCCTTTGGCCGGGATCACCGCTACCCCATCACCAATGCCTTTGACGGCGATGCACCGAAAAGAAATACACCATGA
- the gltX gene encoding glutamate--tRNA ligase: MSSVVRFAPSPTGRLHVGNARLALINWLYARSTGGEFILRFDDTDATRSKEEYVEGIRTDLTWLGLTWDREERQSVRMDRYEAAAETLKKIGRLYPCYENADELEFKRKRLRAQHKAPIYDRAALALTAEDVAKLEAEGRKPHWRFKLNQADVTWNDLVRGETTYNTVNVSDPVVIREDGTFLYLLPSVVDDLDHGVTHIIRGEDHVTNGAVQLEMMDAVSPGASVVFAHVPLLTGASGEGLSKRAGSLGLEDIRNQHLEAIAVSSLLARLGSADAVEVYADLPAMIADFDIGRFSRATPKFDAHDLEFLNAKVLHQMPYDQAKDRLADLVNDAAVLAEKGEAFWLAVRGNLKLFNEAAGWWSVCFAPVAPSIEDTTFMEQAAALLPEEPWNEDTWSQWTGAVKDATGRKGKGLFLPLRLALTGLDHGPELKLLLPLIGRERALKRSQGETA, encoded by the coding sequence ATGAGTTCAGTTGTTCGTTTTGCTCCTAGCCCCACCGGTCGCCTTCACGTTGGCAATGCGCGTCTTGCGTTGATCAACTGGCTTTATGCCCGCTCAACCGGCGGCGAATTCATCCTCCGTTTTGACGATACGGACGCTACGCGCAGCAAGGAAGAATATGTCGAGGGCATTCGCACGGATCTGACCTGGCTGGGTCTGACCTGGGATCGCGAAGAACGTCAGTCTGTCCGCATGGACCGGTATGAAGCCGCAGCGGAGACCCTGAAAAAAATTGGCCGTCTGTATCCGTGCTATGAAAATGCAGACGAGTTGGAATTTAAGCGCAAGCGCCTGCGTGCCCAGCATAAAGCGCCGATTTATGATCGCGCCGCCTTGGCCCTCACGGCCGAAGACGTTGCAAAGCTGGAAGCCGAAGGGCGCAAACCCCACTGGCGGTTCAAGTTGAACCAGGCCGATGTTACCTGGAACGATCTGGTGCGTGGCGAGACCACCTACAACACGGTCAATGTCAGCGATCCGGTTGTCATTCGCGAAGATGGCACGTTCTTATATCTGCTGCCGTCGGTGGTCGATGATCTGGACCATGGCGTAACCCACATCATTCGGGGGGAAGATCACGTCACCAACGGCGCAGTCCAATTGGAGATGATGGATGCCGTGTCGCCGGGGGCCTCTGTTGTGTTTGCCCACGTGCCGTTGTTGACAGGCGCAAGCGGCGAGGGGTTGTCCAAGCGCGCGGGATCATTGGGCTTGGAAGATATACGTAATCAGCACCTTGAAGCTATTGCCGTGTCCAGTTTGCTGGCGCGTCTTGGCAGTGCCGATGCCGTTGAAGTCTACGCCGACCTGCCCGCCATGATCGCCGACTTTGATATCGGGCGCTTCAGCCGCGCCACGCCAAAGTTCGATGCGCACGATCTGGAATTTCTCAATGCCAAGGTCTTGCATCAAATGCCCTACGATCAAGCCAAAGACAGGTTGGCAGATCTGGTCAACGATGCTGCGGTGCTGGCCGAAAAGGGTGAAGCCTTCTGGCTGGCCGTGCGTGGCAACCTGAAACTGTTTAATGAAGCGGCAGGCTGGTGGTCTGTCTGTTTTGCGCCTGTCGCCCCGTCCATTGAAGACACAACCTTTATGGAGCAGGCGGCGGCGTTGTTGCCGGAAGAACCTTGGAACGAAGACACCTGGAGCCAGTGGACCGGGGCCGTCAAAGACGCTACAGGCCGTAAGGGCAAGGGGTTGTTCCTGCCGTTGCGTCTGGCGCTGACCGGCCTTGACCATGGCCCGGAACTGAAACTCCTGCTGCCGCTCATTGGCCGGGAGCGCGCGTTAAAACGCAGTCAGGGCGAAACGGCTTAA
- a CDS encoding RNA methyltransferase, translated as MSGTDTSKPTFAVPGTPGNPAIILVQPQLAENIGMSARAMYNCGLTDMRLVAPKQDWLSEKAKGASSGAAIVLENAKRYDTTEEAIADLEFIAATTARPRDMIKTVWTPNHAAGELSKRAAGGNNIGILFGREKSGLTNHDIGLADVIIEAPLNPSYSSLNLAQAVLVVGYEWFQATQHSEAETLPYGITRPATKDELNLLFEHLEYELDTCGFLHVIEKRPSMVLNIRALFQRAGLSEQEVKTLHGIVTELRYGRRDELHKRSDWKKKDQSPESEP; from the coding sequence ATGTCAGGAACCGATACCAGTAAGCCCACGTTTGCCGTGCCCGGAACCCCAGGTAATCCCGCCATCATTCTTGTCCAGCCCCAATTGGCCGAGAACATCGGGATGTCGGCACGGGCCATGTACAACTGCGGTCTGACAGACATGCGCCTGGTGGCCCCCAAACAGGACTGGCTGTCTGAAAAGGCCAAGGGGGCCTCGTCGGGTGCGGCCATTGTGCTGGAAAATGCCAAGCGCTACGACACCACAGAAGAGGCCATTGCGGACCTTGAGTTCATCGCGGCCACCACGGCCCGTCCGCGCGACATGATCAAGACCGTCTGGACGCCCAATCATGCAGCAGGCGAATTGTCCAAGCGTGCGGCAGGGGGTAACAACATTGGTATTCTGTTCGGGCGGGAAAAATCAGGCCTGACCAACCATGATATTGGATTGGCCGATGTGATCATCGAAGCGCCGCTCAATCCGTCGTATTCGTCGCTGAATTTGGCCCAGGCTGTTCTTGTGGTCGGCTACGAATGGTTCCAGGCCACCCAGCACAGCGAAGCAGAAACGCTGCCCTACGGCATCACCCGTCCGGCCACCAAAGATGAACTCAACTTGCTCTTTGAGCACCTTGAGTATGAATTGGACACCTGCGGCTTCCTCCATGTAATCGAGAAGCGCCCGAGTATGGTGCTCAACATCCGGGCGCTATTTCAGCGCGCTGGATTGAGCGAGCAGGAGGTCAAAACCCTGCATGGCATCGTCACGGAACTGCGTTATGGCAGGCGGGATGAACTGCACAAACGCAGCGACTGGAAAAAGAAAGATCAGAGTCCAGAGTCTGAGCCTTAA
- a CDS encoding group 1 truncated hemoglobin has product MLPLEVGSYRQGTKSKQSPKKSRKNIDGNVIRTNWRRICRKCSCRYFLQKIMADDVVSPFFANTDMESQNRKQKLFLTTVLNGTSKGTLSYMRRAHKDLVHSHGLSDVHFDAVAHHLQSTLEELRVPDDLLGQVMGAVGSMRDAVLDRGTDAE; this is encoded by the coding sequence ATTCTGCCACTCGAAGTAGGGTCATACCGGCAGGGCACGAAAAGCAAACAGAGCCCCAAAAAAAGTAGGAAAAACATAGATGGCAACGTTATTAGAACAAATTGGCGGCGAATCTGCCGTAAATGCAGCTGTAGATATTTTTTACAAAAAATCATGGCTGATGATGTGGTGAGTCCATTTTTCGCCAACACCGATATGGAAAGCCAAAATCGCAAACAGAAACTTTTCCTGACCACTGTGCTGAACGGCACCTCTAAGGGGACACTGTCTTACATGCGGCGCGCCCACAAGGATCTGGTGCATAGCCATGGTTTGTCCGATGTGCATTTTGATGCCGTCGCCCATCATCTCCAAAGCACGCTTGAAGAATTAAGAGTGCCCGATGATTTACTTGGCCAGGTTATGGGAGCCGTCGGGAGTATGCGTGACGCCGTTCTGGATCGCGGAACTGACGCAGAGTAA